Proteins co-encoded in one Medicago truncatula cultivar Jemalong A17 chromosome 8, MtrunA17r5.0-ANR, whole genome shotgun sequence genomic window:
- the LOC25501644 gene encoding histone-lysine N-methyltransferase SUVR5, whose amino-acid sequence MAMLHNEEHICVVNREYDISKMDDELSDSSVVMKESDIENQRDSLSLQESAEMISYSSGTVSRPVDEMAIQIFAEAGTKDRQCRAYVKDKGRQCVRTAIGNNIYCCAHFSNKRERRLKVSTPICGGTTGSGNSCKYRSHPGFSFCKRHWHKAETGQTSNSNHRTLKRKAEENCGGSQNLICTDLVLAHPESALEINPVSVINDVDPFFAKNISGETLKLSGNDHNEDSCIDNENAVKEKLGSSRKVIVLCNDISFAAESTPVICVVDLQVLNYLCEQERYVYLPKPWEMFTYVTKPILDRLRSLDSEDLHLSCNCLSSTCCPETCDHVYLFDEEKDIFGKPMAGRFAYDVNGRIILEEGSLVFECNDKCGCNKTCPNRILQNGVRVKLEVFMTEKKGFGVRAGEAILRGTFVCEYIGEVLEQQEAHNRRGSKENCSYFLDIDARANHTSRLVEGHPRYVIDSTTYGNVSRFINNSCSPNLVDYKVLVEATDCKHAHIGLYASRDIALGEELTFNYDYEPVPGEGDCLCGSLKC is encoded by the exons ATGGCAATGCTTCATAATGAAGAACATATTTGTGTTGTAAATCGCGAATATGATATATCGAAAATGGATGATGAACTCAGCGACAGTTCAGTTGTAATGAAAGAGTCTGATATAGAAAACCAAAGGGATTCGCTTAGCTTGCAAGAATCTGCAGAAATGATCTCCTATAGCAGTGGAACAGTATCAAGGCCTGTGGATGAAATGGCTATTCAAATATTTGCAGAAGCTGGTACCAAGGATCGACAATGTCGAGCATATGTCAAAGACAAGGGAAGGCAGTGTGTGAGAACCGCAATTGGTAACAATATATACTGTTGTGCTCATTTCtcaaacaaaagagaaagacGTCTTAAAGTAAGCACTCCCATTTGTGGAGGTACAACTGGTTCTGGTAATAGCTGTAAGTATCGTTCCCATCCTGGATTTTCTTTTTGTAAGAGACATTGGCACAAAGCCGAGACGGGCCAGACCTCAAATTCAAACCATCGTACATTAAAGAGGAAAGCTGAAGAAAATTGTGGTGGTTCCCAGAACCTGATTTGCACGGACTTGGTGTTGGCACATCCGGAAAGTGCATTGGAGATCAATCCAGTGTCGGTCATCAATGATGTTGATCCTTTCTTTGCAAAGAACATCTCAGGCGAAACGCTCAAGCTTTCTGGTAATGATCATAATGAAGACTCTTGTATTGATAATGAGAATGCTGTTAAGGAAAAATTAGGGTCGTCGCGAAAGGTTATAGTGTTATGCAATGACATAAGCTTTGCGGCGGAATCAACTCCTGTGATATGTGTAGTAGATCTACAAGTACTAAATTATCTTTGTGAGCAAGAGCGATATGTATATCTTCCTAAGCCTTGGGAGATGTTTACCTATGTGACAAAGCCGATTCTTGATCGATTGCGTAGTCTTGATTCTGAG GATCTGCATCTGTCTTGTAATTGCTTATCTTCTACTTGCTGTCCTGAAACGTGTGATCACGTATACCTTTTTGATGAAGAAAAGGACATATTTGGGAAACCAATGGCCGGAAGGTTCGCATACGATGTAAATGGTCGAATCATATTGGAG GAAGGTAGTCTTGTCTTCGAGTGCAACGATAAGTGCGGATGCAATAAAACCTGTCCAAACAGAATATTGCAGAACGGAGTTCGTGTTAAATTAGAGGTTTTTATGACAGAGAAAAAG GGATTCGGAGTAAGGGCTGGTGAAGCTATTTTGCGTGGCACGTTTGTGTGTGAGTACATTGGTGAAGTTTTAGAGCAGCAGGAGGCACACAACAGACGCGGAAG CAAAGAAAATTGCAGTTATTTCTTAGACATTGATGCTCGTGCTAACCATACGAGTAGATTGGTCGAAGGACATCCCCGATATGTCATTGATTCTACTACATATGGAAATGTGTCTAGGTTCATCAATAACAG TTGTTCACCCAATCTCGTGGATTACAAAGTTCTTGTAGAGGCCACGGATTGTAAGCATGCACATATCGGTCTTTACGCAAGTCGAGAT ATTGCTTTGGGTGAAGAATTAACATTTAATTATGACTATGAGCCTGTGCCCGGAGAAGGAGATTGTCTTTGTGGATCTTTGAAATGCTGA
- the LOC25501647 gene encoding histone-lysine N-methyltransferase SUVR5 has translation MEILYTGCSETNQGAAYGPNEEHICVENCEYDISNLDGELSDSSFVMEGLHMDSFSLLAATKGQQCQAYIKDKGRQCVRTTIGNNRYCCVHFLSKKERRVKSITPICGGTTAADTRCKNHSLPRLSFCKKHLHKAEMGQTSNSISRTLKRKAEVHCSGSQSLICKDLVFVHLESPLEINPESVINDDDDDSFFAKNIFGETLKLSGNDQWTGSPSYGNDHNEDFCIDNENAVKCKVCFEEFSDNQTLGNHWMESHEKEAQWLFRGYACAFCFDSFANKKLLESHVQKRHYAQFGEHCLLFLCIPCGCHFGNMEELWLHVKSVHPVEFELLSKTPEQLMLSTGDDSPKMMEQGNEASLGNDNSENRSGSRKFSCRFCDLKFDLLPDLGRHHQAAHMERNLANRRLANSGVRYYAHRLKSGRLTRPNPKFERGLEEASNRTRRRAEANFKKRNQANKLLEMGEISIQPPHADELEKSQCSEAANTLFRCSEK, from the coding sequence ATGGAAATTCTGTATACCGGTTGCTCTGAGACAAATCAAGGAGCAGCTTACGGACCTAATGAAGAACATATTTGCGTTGAAAATTGCGAATATGATATTTCAAATCTTGATGGTGAACTCAGTGACAGTTCATTTGTAATGGAAGGGCTTCATATGGATTCATTTAGCTTGCTAGCTGCTACTAAGGGTCAACAATGTCAAGCATATATCAAAGACAAGGGAAGGCAGTGCGTGAGAACCACAATTGGTAACAATAGATACTGTTGCGTGcatttcttaagtaaaaaagaAAGGCGTGTTAAATCAATCACTCCAATTTGTGGAGGTACAACTGCTGCTGATACTAGATGTAAGAATCATTCCCTTCCCAGATTATCTTTTTGTAAGAAACATCTGCACAAAGCTGAGATGGGTCAGACCTCAAATTCAATATCTCGTACATTAAAGAGGAAAGCTGAAGTACATTGCAGTGGTTCCCAGAGCCTGATTTGCAAAGACTTGGTGTTCGTACATCTGGAAAGTCCATTGGAGATCAATCCAGAATCGGTcatcaatgatgatgatgatgattctttctTCGCAAAGAACATCTTTGGCGAAACGCTCAAGCTTTCCGGTAATGATCAGTGGACAGGCTCTCCTAGCTATGGTAATGATCATAATGAAGACTTTTGTATTGATAATGAGAATGCTGTTAAGTGTAAGGTCTGCTTTGAAGAATTTTCTGATAACCAAACACTTGGCAACCATTGGATGGAAAGTCATGAAAAGGAAGCACAATGGCTGTTCAGAGGTTATGCATGTGCcttttgttttgattctttcGCTAACAAAAAACTATTGGAATCACATGTTCAGAAGAGACACTATGCGCAGTTTGGTGAACACTGCTTGCTTTTTCTATGTATTCCTTGTGGTTGTCATTTTGGAAATATGGAGGAATTATGGTTGCATGTTAAGTCAGTTCACCCTGTCGAATTTGAGCTACTTTCGAAAACTCCTGAGCAACTAATGTTGTCTACCGGTGATGATTCTCCTAAAATGATGGAGCAGGGAAATGAAGCTTCTTTGGGCAATGATAATTCCGAGAATCGAAGTGGTTCGCGGAAGTTTAGTTGCAGGTTttgtgatttgaaatttgatttactACCTGATCTCGGTCGCCATCATCAAGCTGCTCATATGGAGCGCAATCTAGCCAACAGGCGCTTGGCAAATAGTGGAGTTCGTTATTATGCTCACAGACTAAAATCTGGCAGACTTACCCGTCCTAATCCTAAATTTGAAAGAGGTTTGGAAGAAGCATCAAATAGGACCAGGAGAAGGGCTGAAGCTAATTTCAAGAAAAGAAATCAGGCAAATAAGTTGCTTGAGATGGGAGAAATATCCATCCAGCCGCCTCATGCAGATGAATTGGAAAAATCTCAATGCTCAGAGGCTGCAAATACTTTGTTTCGTTGCAGTGAGAAATAA
- the LOC25501648 gene encoding uncharacterized protein: MATSSSRLFNLCSLLMSTLFAYSASVQLNDPDWYFWFPLYSCACLINLNSCIMKIKLNKPIATITIWIGILLCSKVVVEDYVYEIAGFWSLDLSERVVREKVGSIFVIISIFFQMEAASDVQKDISNVVKYGMLVLVVFSYLLPFVFFVVLKGEMKL; the protein is encoded by the exons ATGgcaacatcatcatcaagatTATTCAATTTGTGTTCTTTACTAATGTCTACACTTTTTGCATACTCAGCCTCTGTTCAGTTAAATGACCCTG ATTGGTATTTTTGGTTTCCCCTCTATTCATGTGCCTGCCTCATTAATCTCAATAGCTGCATCATGAAAATCAAATTGAACAAACCAATTGCCACAATTACTATATGGATTGGAATATTATTGTGTAGCAAAGTTGTGGTTGAAGATTATGTGTATGAAATAGCAGGGTTTTGGTCACTGGATCTTAGTGAGAGAGTTGTTAGGGAGAAAGTAGGAAGCATATTCGTTATTATATCTATATTCTTTCAGATGGAAGCTGCTTCTGATGTTCAAAAGGATATTTCAAACGTAGTAAAATATG GGATGCTGGTCTTGGTGGTTTTCAGCTACTTGCTACCTTTTGTCTTTTTTGTGGTCCTAAAAGGTGAAATGAAGTTATAG
- the LOC11409723 gene encoding histone-lysine N-methyltransferase SUVR5, with protein MVMFPCVQNTHFEELLCVENRQEDILSDDSLQDIVGEDSSSEDQMNPSGHKRFEQITADKFQGETSQNNRDEVDEPVAVWFKWEGKWNAGIKCAMADWPLSIVKAKPTHVDEQSKCFVIFSPETRSFSWVDMLLVQSIDKFPQPIAYKTYQEGLQMVQDLGIARQFIMQKLAVEMLYMVDQLHLNALKEDYRNAMVWKQFAMEASRCQHYSDLGRMVQRLQKSIMQQYIKDNWKVHSSESWDERCQSSNSAEIIEQLQEELFDSILWNDVHTLRDAPTQQKLDFERKTGNHDVMKWFSTFISFSSNSSTHQHSFSNDGLHQASLQDGSKRPKLNVRRANTFSRQEGIVEVPVETALPSQLISPLSKVAVHPVDSEMMFNNGTISRYVNEMDIQISVEPDTKDDAEYRRCQAYIEAKGRQCVRMAIGNDIYCCVHFSRKKEKCAKVLTPMCCGKTIAGTKCKHHSFPSFPFCKKHMRNVEVNKSSNCHTLKRKAEEFCSGSKSHINNDFLLVHPESSLEIDPMAFTGDDDYDDDSFSAKNILGETLMLSGNDYNEIETLHQTGSPKYDNDRDKYSCFDNENANKCKICFEEFSNDQTLGDHWMQNHIKEAHWLFRSYACAICFDPFSNKKLLESHVQNRHHVSFTENCLLLLCIPCGSHFGNMEELWLHVKSVHPVEFKLSKASEELTLPTNDDPPITIGQGNEASLDNNNFENPSGSRKLSCRFCGLKFDLLPDLGRHHQAAHMERGLARRRLAKRGVRYYAHRLKIGTLSRPKSKRCFKKASNRIKRSARVNLKRRNQARKLNETGETSMQQPHVNETTCIVELEESQCLEVANTLFSNIHQTQPQPKDLDILSIACTACCRDNLEASLKEKYGYLPEKIYLKAAKLCSENEIVVNWHLDGFICPRGCNALNEQNRKKIYANASDPASIEMNQDEPQSIIDSKYTRLGSSQKAIKLCNDISSGMESTPVICVMDLQILDSLCEQEQYLNLHRPWESFTYVTKPMFGRLPSLDYEGMQLKCHCSSSTCCRETCDHVYLFDNDYDIAKDIFGKSMRGKFPYDNNGRIILEEGYLVYECNEECKCDKTCPNRILQNGIHVKLEVFKTEKKGWGVRACEAISRGTFVCEYIGEVLDEQEARNRRERYGKEHCDYFYDVDARVNDMSRLIEREARYVIDSTRYGNVSRFINNSCSPNLVNYQVLVESMDCKRSHIGLYASQDIAKGDELTYNYHYELVDGEGSPCLCGSSKCRNRLY; from the exons ATGGTTATGTTTCCATGTGTTCAAAATACACATTTTGAAGAACTCCTTTGTGTTGAAAATCGTCAAGAAGACATACTGAGTGACGATTCGTTACAAGACATTGTTGGTGAAGATTCATCTAGTGAAGACCAAATGAATCCGTCTGGCCATAAAAGATTCGAACAAATCACCGCGGATAAGTTTCAAGGCGAAACATCACAAAACAACAGAGATGAAGTAGATGAACCTGTGGCTGTGTGGTtcaag TGGGAAGGGAAGTGGAATGCAGGCATCAAATGTGCAATGGCTGATTGGCCATTATCAATTGTGAAAGCCAAACCAACTCATGttgatgaacaaagcaaatGTTTCGTCATTTTTTCTCCGGAAACAAGGAGTTTTTCATGGGTTGATATGCTTCTTGTTCAATCAATTGATAAGTTTCCTCAACCTATAGCATATAAAACTTATCAAGAAGGATTGCAAATGGTACAAGACTTGGGGATTGCGCGACAATTTATAATGCAAAAGCTCGCTGTCGAAATGCTCTACATGGTTGATCAGCTTCATCTTAAT GCTTTGAAAGAAGATTATCGTAATGCGATGGTTTGGAAGCAATTTGCTATGGAAGCTTCTCGTTGTCAACATTATTCAGATCTTGGAAGAATGGTTCAGAGGTTGCAAAAG AGTATAATGCAACAATATATAAAAGACAATTGGAAAGTGCATTCCTCTGAGTCTTGGGATGAAAGATGCCAGAGTTCAAACAGTGCTGAAATAATAGAGCAGCTTCAGgag GAATTGTTTGATTCTATTTTGTGGAATGATGTCCACACTCTCCGCGATGCACCGACACaacaaaaattagattttgAGCGGAAAACAGGGAACCATGATGTAATGAAATGGTTTTCcacatttatttccttttctagCAACAGTAGCACACATCAACATTCTTTTAGTAATGATGGTTTGCACCAAGCAAGTCTTCAAGATGGTAGCAAAAGGCCTAAACTTAATGTTCGCCGCGCAAATACATTTTCTAGACAAGAAGGAATTGTGGAGGTACCTGTGGAAACTGCGCTTCCTAGTCAATTGATCAGTCCATTGAGTAAAGTCGCAGTTCATCCTGTAGATTCTGAGATGATGTTTAATAATGGGACAATATCAAGGTATGTGAATGAAATGGATATTCAAATATCTGTAGAACCTGATACAAAGGATGATGCTGAGTATCGACGATGCCAAGCATACATTGAAGCCAAGGGGAGGCAATGTGTGAGAATGGCAATTGGAAACGATATATACTGTTGTGTGCATTTCTcgaggaaaaaagaaaaatgtgctAAAGTTCTTACTCCAATGTGCTGTGGTAAAACTATTGCTGGGACCAAGTGCAAGCATCATTCCTTTCCCAGTTTTCCATTTTGCAAGAAACATATGCGCAATGTTGAGGTGAACAAGAGCTCAAACTGCCATACATTGAAGAGGAAGGCTGAAGAATTTTGTAGTGGTTCAAAGAGCCATATCAACAATGATTTTCTGTTGGTGCATCCAGAAAGTTCATTGGAGATCGATCCAATGGCGTTCActggtgatgatgattatgatgatgattctttctCTGCAAAGAACATATTAGGTGAAACGCTCATGCTTTCCGGTAATGATTACAATGAAATAGAGACTCTTCACCAGACAGGTTCTCCCAAATATGATAATGATCGTGATAAATACTCATGTTTTGATAATGAGAATGCTAATAAGTGTAAGATCTGCTTTGAAGAATTTTCTAATGACCAAACACTTGGCGATCATTGGATGCAAAATCATATAAAGGAAGCCCATTGGTTATTCAGAAGTTATGCTTGTGCCATTTGTTTTGATCCATTCTCTAACAAGAAGCTACTGGAATCACACGTCCAGAATAGACATCATGTGTCGTTTACTGAAAATTGCCTGCTTTTACTATGTATTCCTTGTGGTAGTCATTTTGGAAATATGGAGGAATTATGGTTGCATGTTAAGTCAGTTCACCCAGTCGAATTTAAGCTTTCAAAAGCTTCTGAGGAACTAACTTTGCCTACCAATGATGATCCTCCTATAACAATTGGGCAGGGAAATGAAGCTTCTTTGGACAATAATAATTTTGAGAACCCAAGTGGTTCGCGGAAGTTAAGTTGCAGGTTTTGtggtttgaaatttgatttactGCCTGATCTTGGACGTCATCATCAAGCTGCTCATATGGAACGCGGTCTAGCTAGGAGGCGTTTGGCAAAGAGGGGAGTTCGTTATTATGCTCACAGACTAAAAATTGGCACACTTAGCCGTCCGAAATCCAAAAGATGTTTTAAAAAAGCATCAAATAGGATCAAAAGAAGTGCTCGAGTTAATTTGAAGAGAAGAAATCAAGCAAGAAAGTTAAATGAGACGGGGGAAACATCCATGCAACAACCACATGTAAACGAGACAACATGTATTGTTGAATTGGAAGAATCTCAATGCTTAGAAGTTGCAAATACTTTGTTTTCTAATATTCATCAAACTCAACCGCAACCTAAAGATCTTGATATTTTATCAATCGCTTGCACTGCATGCTGCAGAGACAATCTTGAAGCCTCACTGAAGGAGAAATATGGATATTTGCCAGAAAAGATCTATTTGAAGGCAGCAAAACTTTGCAGTGAGAATGAAATTGTTGTGAATTGGCATCTAGATGGGTTCATTTGTCCTAGAGGATGTAATGCATTGAATGAACAAAACCGAAAGAAAATATATGCAAATGCATCAGATCCTGCAAGTATTGAAATGAACCAAGATGAGCCTCAATCCATCATCGATTCAAAATATACAAGATTAGGATCGTCGCAGAAGGCTATAAAATTGTGCAATGACATAAGCTCTGGGATGGAATCAACTCCTGTGATTTGTGTAATGGATCTACAAATACTAGACTCTCTTTGTGAGCAAGAGCAATATTTAAATCTTCATAGACCTTGGGAGAGCTTTACTTATGTAACAAAACCGATGTTTGGTCGATTGCCAAGTCTTGACTATGAG GGTATGCAATTGAAATGCCATTGCTCATCTTCTACCTGCTGTCGTGAAACTTGTGATCATGTATACCTTtttgataatgattatgatattgcaAAAGACATATTCGGGAAATCAATGCGCGGCAAGTTTCCATATGATAACAATGGTCGAATCATATTGGAG GAAGGTTATCTTGTGTATGAGTGCAACGAAGAGTGCAAATGTGATAAAACTTGTCCAAACAGAATATTGCAGAATGGAATTCATGTTAAGTTGGAAGTTTTTAAAACAGAGAAAAAG GGATGGGGTGTAAGGGCTTGTGAGGCTATTTCGCGCGGCACATTTGTGTGTGAGTACATTGGAGAGGTTTTAGACGAGCAAGAGGCACGCAACAGACGTGAAAG ATATGGAAAAGAACATTGCGATTATTTCTATGATGTTGATGCTCGTGTTAATGATATGAGTCGATTGATCGAAAGAGAGGCTCGATATGTCATTGATTCTACTAGATATGGAAATGTGTCTAGGTTCATCAATAACAG CTGTTCACCTAATCTTGTGAATTACCAAGTTCTTGTAGAGAGTATGGATTGTAAACGTTCACATATCGGTCTTTACGCAAGTCAAGAT ATTGCTAAGGGTGATGAATTAACCTACAATTATCACTATGAGCTTGTGGATGGAGAAGGATCTCCTTGTCTGTGTGGATCTTCGAAGTGCAGGAATCGCTTGTACTAG